In Primulina eburnea isolate SZY01 chromosome 14, ASM2296580v1, whole genome shotgun sequence, the following proteins share a genomic window:
- the LOC140811861 gene encoding uncharacterized protein isoform X2, giving the protein MSSENQSSVRPGEFEFGIDGGRKSSSVSGGSQTGSSNMKSDSFVVEVDRFCLPTEKDINGNSRITRNLSRKGSGKCGEKKTNSILGANERDACMLSTSPRATLHGSSTPEKPTAVVALGATDHSTITQPHHQITINGSLSNAAAESKCESKRFSFRRYPPSLTVDPRRILFLFATLSSIGTIILIYFTLSMTKINGDENALN; this is encoded by the exons ATGAGTTCAGAAAACCAGAGCTCAGTTAGGCCCGGAGAATTCGAATTCGGAATCGACGGAGGTCGAAAATCTTCATCTGTTTCTGGTGGATCACAAACAGGCTCGAGCAATATGAAGTCCGATAGCTTTGTGGTGGAGGTGGACAGATTCTGTCTTCCCACTGAGAAAGACATCAACGGAAATTCAAGAATTACG AGAAACCTTTCAAGAAAAGGATCCGGAAAATGTGGAGAGAAGAAAACTAATTCGATTCTTGGAGCTAACGAGAGAGACGCTTGCATGTTGTCAACTTCACCTAGAG CAACTTTACACGGAAGCAGCACGCCTGAAAAGCCAACTGCGGTAGTGGCATTGGGGGCCACCGATCACTCCACCATTACCCAACCCCATCATCAGATTACCATCAATGGCAGCCTGAGCAACGCAGCTGCAGAAAGTAAATGTGAGAGCAAAAGGTTTAGTTTCCGACGTTATCCACCTTCCTTGACAGTTGATCCCCGAAGGATACTTTTCCTCTTCGCAACTCT GTCAAGCATCGGAACTATAATATTGATCTATTTCACCTTATCCATGACCAAGATCAATGGGGATGAGAATGCTCTAAATTAA
- the LOC140811861 gene encoding uncharacterized protein isoform X1 has product MSSENQSSVRPGEFEFGIDGGRKSSSVSGGSQTGSSNMKSDSFVVEVDRFCLPTEKDINGNSRITLQRNLSRKGSGKCGEKKTNSILGANERDACMLSTSPRATLHGSSTPEKPTAVVALGATDHSTITQPHHQITINGSLSNAAAESKCESKRFSFRRYPPSLTVDPRRILFLFATLSSIGTIILIYFTLSMTKINGDENALN; this is encoded by the exons ATGAGTTCAGAAAACCAGAGCTCAGTTAGGCCCGGAGAATTCGAATTCGGAATCGACGGAGGTCGAAAATCTTCATCTGTTTCTGGTGGATCACAAACAGGCTCGAGCAATATGAAGTCCGATAGCTTTGTGGTGGAGGTGGACAGATTCTGTCTTCCCACTGAGAAAGACATCAACGGAAATTCAAGAATTACG TTGCAGAGAAACCTTTCAAGAAAAGGATCCGGAAAATGTGGAGAGAAGAAAACTAATTCGATTCTTGGAGCTAACGAGAGAGACGCTTGCATGTTGTCAACTTCACCTAGAG CAACTTTACACGGAAGCAGCACGCCTGAAAAGCCAACTGCGGTAGTGGCATTGGGGGCCACCGATCACTCCACCATTACCCAACCCCATCATCAGATTACCATCAATGGCAGCCTGAGCAACGCAGCTGCAGAAAGTAAATGTGAGAGCAAAAGGTTTAGTTTCCGACGTTATCCACCTTCCTTGACAGTTGATCCCCGAAGGATACTTTTCCTCTTCGCAACTCT GTCAAGCATCGGAACTATAATATTGATCTATTTCACCTTATCCATGACCAAGATCAATGGGGATGAGAATGCTCTAAATTAA